The Lytechinus variegatus isolate NC3 chromosome 1, Lvar_3.0, whole genome shotgun sequence nucleotide sequence AGGGTTATATACTGCACCAGTTATTATTTTCAGTGACTGATATTGGATTGAATCTAATTCTTGTTTTAGAGAAAGACTGGCCGAGTCATATAACTCGCATCCGTAGTCTAATATGGTTCTGATAAGACctttgtatataatataaagaatcattttattatttcccCAACTCGTTCCTGCTATACACCGTAAcaaatcaattcttttttaaCATTTGAGTTTTATATAATCGATGTGCTTTTTCCAGGTGAGTTTCACATCAAACCAAATGCCAAGAAACTTATATTCTTTGTATTGTGACAGTATTAACCTTAATATATACCTCCATTTGCTGCCTAGTGGTAAAAATCATAACAGCAGACTTTTGAGACTCCAGGTTGAGCACCATTGTTCAATTTCTTACTTCCAGGATACTGCCCAACTCCCCTAAAAGGGGTCAAACGGGCAGTTTTAAATTTTTCtgcattttcttttgtaaaaagtCAAGATTTCTGCCTGAACACCTTATGGCAATATCATCAGCATACATAGagatttttacagatttttctttcagttttagATCATTCAACATTAAATTGAACAAAATTGGACTACATGTAATAGCACTACCTTGGGGCGTTCCATTTTCTAGAACAAATTTTGAAGATAACTGACCATCAACTTTTACCTTGCAATATCGAtcttgtaaaaatgaattaatccaTTGTAACATttttccttttatacaagcttGATGACATTTAAATACCATTCCCTTTCTCCATAAAAGGTCATATGCCTTTTCAAGGTCTATGAAAATAACTACCTGTAGAACATAATCTTTGTTGGCCAATCCTTTCTGTATGTCCGTTTCTAATCTAAGGAGCTGATCTAAGAACTTCTATTTTTCTAAATCCAGCCTGTGTTGGTGTCAGGATACTGCATCGCTCCATGAACCATACAAGTCTATTTTTAACCATTCTTTCCATCAGTTTGGAGGGAGTTGGTGTCAAGGAAATTGGTCGATATGAAGAAGGGTTCGTTGGATCTATACCTGGTTTAAGTACGGGGATCTGGGTAGAATAATGCCAATCTGTGGGTAGAATTGAGGAATTCCAAATACtgtttattaaaatcaaaatgaactGAAGAGCTATTTTTGGTAGGTGTTGAATCATAATTGATTTGATACCATCTGTTCCTGCTGCAGAATTTTTCATTTCCTTAACAGCGCTTGTtaattcattatacatgtatgtgaattcATTATTAAGAGGTGTTTCAGACGAGTAGCTTCGATCGTATTTCGTATCgaattttcaaatgaatttcttttaataatcTTGTCATTGTCTAATCGATTGTCGATCGGGTACCTAGAGAACTAGCCATTGACGATCTGATCGATGAAGCGGACAAGATTGAAATTCAGCAAATTAGGTCCGTTTttccatcagaaaatagatcaattgggatcagttgttaatgcaaaactatgACTATGTTATATATTGttagcattttctgtcattttagagaaaaatcacgtaaaagttggattttttcgccttgtttttgcaatcttgaactgcggaagtcttacAGTACGAAATTGATTTCGTACTCAGTAATATGCGCatccggaaatatgatagtgtccggtaatacaatacgtgacTATACCGTACTGGGAAGTTGGTATGCAAAGCAAAATTAAGCACATGATCATAAGCGaagtagccaggaggcttctagagagtaaaaatcatttactaacgcaaggttactctcaacgaagccaggtcttcctatTCATTTGCGTGTACCACCAAAAAACTTTCACCCCCCAAGATATCtactttctaaaagatctagccctaaatccaTTTCCCACATTTCTacgctatggattttatttttaaacaagaattcatcaaaaaattgagaaaaatatcatggaaagatggaagagacttgcccgatgtttatgccgccatcttgtttcctattgttcttccccGATGTTACGCGACGcaagcgtccgtatcgtgggAGAAGAACAATAGttttaatatatattgaatattaaattcATGCAACATCGAAGAACAATAGttttaatatatattgaatattaaattcATGCAACATCGAAGAACAATAGTTTTAGtatatattaaatataaaattcatgtaaCATCatgatctttaaaaacaaaaccaatATTCTTACTTTACACAAAGTTCACTTCTGTTCTATGCTTCTATCaatctcaaaattggtgatttagagcaGGAGTTCCTCACACCTATAAATAATTCACTGtagatttcaaaacatcgcatgcgcGAGAGTCTGAGCCTAAATGGACAATTTATAACTGCGTATCTCGGCATCGCAAATTTTATCACAAAAGTTGCACAAGATGTGACAATGAAAAGTTTGtgagtggcgcggtcaaaatAATTTGCGCAGTGGTTACGAAGCCTGACACTCATACCAAGTAAAAAAGAGCTGAAAATGCAGATGCATCGCCATATACAGCAAAGATAgtaatacaattttatttttattttgttttagctTGGCAAGAGGATGAGGAATTCCTTAGAAAGGTAGAAGTTGAGGTGCTTATCCCGAAAAAGATGAGGGAGAAAGCAAAAGTACGATGTTCAGAGTATGTTGATGGTAAGCAATAAATATagttaaaatttgatttttagcaAATTACAAAAGCAACATATAAAAAGTGAACAGTTATCAACGATTATGAATGTATGATTTGTGATAAGCTACACACAGTTTGCCATTTATCTCTATTTGTTTGAGTGGTATATTGATCCTTTTCCATGTTTTCTTTAAGTACCCTCACTCCCTCAGTCTTCATTATTAAGAGTGATAAACAAAATACTCcaagagatttgaggggatgagcaATAGTCCAGAAGGCAGGTGTCTCATGCATAAACACATAATGCGTTAGACTTGGCACGTGTGGACTTCAAGTGCACCTAGGCCCCTTGGAAACCAATAATAAGACAGTCAAAAAATCTGACAACTACAGAGATTTCTAAAATCTTCCTGAACCTTTTTCACAAAATCCTCCCTATTACATCTCTTCATTTCAACATAACTAACAAGAGAAAAAGtggataatatttttttaatgaaagtaagGGGAAGTAGACTACATCGAGGAATAGTGTTGCTGATTTCCCTTTCATGAAAAGCAAAATGTGAAAGTAATGAAATTGGGTATGGTAACAACCATAGATACGCAATTGTCTTTTACCATTGTTATCAATGTTCGAATAATTGATGTCATAGATTTTCAGCATCTATtacttttaaatgtttttatttttataatcagcatatctttttatttactTTCTGAAATAAGTGATGATAAAGAAgttatgttatttgttttattgtttgctatgactttgtaatgataatggtaaCTTATAAAGCGATCATACCCACCTGCAGACTATTTATAATTTCCAGTTTGAGTATTATACTTGTcataaaacaattgaaaatgTACTGTGATTGGATCTTAACCAAGAAACCAGAAGATTTGCAAGCTTGCTTACATGTGACAAAGAATGAAgtggaatatatttttatgagaataatgGGCATTTGCATTAAGCGCTAAAGAtgtaaaagcggattattatggttattattgttattgttattatttgtcaTAACAGGCATATTTTGTCATAATCATGTAGTTCtacatgatgaatatttcataaaatatgattttatcttATTTCACCAGAATTCACTAGATGCTGTAAGGAGAAAGGACTGACCATGGCATTTTCATGTCGAAAGGAAAATAGAGCACTAAAGGACTGTATTAGTGGATAGtatgtattttcattatttatccAGGCCCTAAGTGGTTAGGCAGCCACAacacttttgttggggtgggtGAAAAAGGCTTTGCATGAAACTCCGCCCCTCTTGATATGAAATCATAATGGTACATATCTGTTAGCTTGCCTGCTCTTTCAATTTTCTAAGGACACACATAAAGTGCATGGTATTGTATCTGGAGAATAATGCAATATTTATGTTCCATAAACATGTTTGTCTACAGATTCatttttagggggaggggggggtaaaaaaatacaaaaagtgaATACTTGTTGACTGAAGATTTTATAGACCTGTTCTCAGGAGACAGATAGTGAAGcttcgattttctttttcatcaaagataattatatatatctttattcCTATAACGATTACTATATGTATTTTTGTACATCTAAACAATATTACACATGCATGTGTAATAAGAAATCTGAATAAAGACATGTTATCTTCACCTTTCGTGGGCCTGGAAAGAGGATTACAATTCGCTCACCCCAGATTTATGATAAGAACTGAAAATAAAGTTACATTGATGGAGTCAGCTAAAATGCTGTCTGATTTCAAGATATTATTCTTGATATTAGGACAGTATCATTTTGACTATGATACAGAGTGAGGTGATTCGTGtgataaattataaaaatatgcaaCCCTTGGTAATTTTCTGGAGTAGTTTGTAAGGTTAAAAATAAAAGGTGTTgttctttgtacatgtatgtatttatattttttcttccagcTTTGTTATTGGTAATGTGTAATATAAGTCTTGTGACTAAAGCATTTATACTTGGTCCTCATCCtttgattttcaatttcaagTGATACGAACCTTAATGTGCTTTTGTGTTGTAATTGTTAATATTGCAGCTACCAGGATAAGGAGTTCTTTGAAATGTGCAAGAAAGAGTATTTAGCTGAAAGGAAGGAATTCAGGGAGACAGGAGTGAGACAGAAGGACAAACAAAAGGCGAAGACAGAAACATCAAGGTGATGAGGACAAATCATCCTGCCTTTGTTCGCTTTCTCAAACATTCTTCATGAACTTTTCTGTGAGATTTTGGTGGAGTGAATCTTTGCATAGCATTAATGCTTTTAGATGAGCTACAGTTATCTAAGCAAAACTGTGCAATTTGCTTTATTATTCCCAATATGTTGATTATGTGAAGAAGATTGAAAGCAGTAAGATTAGATTACATTGtaaggaaaataatgattgcAGATTGCAGCTCAAATTTTTCCCTTCtatatgtataaaaatgttGTCTAAATTCTTTGGGAGTTTATATTTAGATGTCCAAAATACAAGATGTATTTCAGTGTGATAATAATAAGTACTGATAGTAATAACCAattgaagaagagaagaaaatgcATTCCCTCTTCTGTATGTGATGGAGGGAAATCCCTGAACAATTTTTACAATTCAAATATTaagttatattttttctttgggggggggacatgtCGGTGATGGAAATGAACAAAGTGATCTTTCCCTAGCAATACCCCAAAACTTATTGCATAAAAAGATTGCTGAAAAGGTTGTATTTGAACAgtcttttgaagaaaaattgagagcaatagattttttttttctttaaatgcaaaTGGAGACTTGTGTACAATGTTCACTGGATTTTAGAATAAATTGTGTGAGGTGTTGGCTAAACTCACTATCAATTGCTCTGTACATGATATTTCTAAAGCGCCATCATGTGGTTAAGTGTAGATAGCAGCATTTAAGGGCTACAGGATCATCAccataatgaaagaaaaggttCCTTTAGGTGGGATAAAGTTGCGTTTATGTTTTAATATTCTCCTGACCGCTTTCCTTGCAAATCCAGGGTGTATCGTATGTACAGTATAGTTTATAGGGTAATTTCAATCAACCGCGattattcttttgaaattaGATCAG carries:
- the LOC121428014 gene encoding COX assembly mitochondrial protein homolog — its product is MAEGRRGFAWQEDEEFLRKVEVEVLIPKKMREKAKVRCSEYVDEFTRCCKEKGLTMAFSCRKENRALKDCISGYYQDKEFFEMCKKEYLAERKEFRETGVRQKDKQKAKTETSR